The sequence below is a genomic window from Setaria italica strain Yugu1 chromosome IV, Setaria_italica_v2.0, whole genome shotgun sequence.
ATGCAGGTTCAGTAATCATAGATAGGTTAAGATGCTTGAATGTCTAGAAAAAATTGGAATTATTTCAATGGCTTTCCTGACATTTATTTGATTTGCCATGGAAAGTTGGAAACCTACAACATAAACAGTAGAGAAGTTCTAAACGAACAAGCTGGCATGTATCTATCCGAGTGCTTACTGATAAATTAAATACCAACCGAATAAATCTTGTACTGCTGAGGAAAATTGATTCCACAGGAAATATACAGCATGGTCTAAGAAAAATGTAGTAATATACAAGACAGTGCTAAAGGATTTGACCTCACACATCAGTGAATATACCGTCGAGAAAAGATTGTCATAAGTAAATCAGTTTTTGCATATGTTTTCAGGTCTTGGGCAGCCATTCTGGATTTCTAGTATTATATCTAAAAAGCATCTTCGAGAAAAACATCTAAAACAAGCCGATAGCATGGTCTTATGGTGATGGATGGGGATAAGCAATTAAATTCATTCCAGAGATCATGTATGCAAACACAAACATCACACTTTAATCAATAACTTCAGATACTAGGATATTACTGGAAGCCATTGCTTAATAATAAATGGCCCCCATGGTAACAATGCAACAACTGAATTTGCAATCTAACAATGTAGCTAAGAAAACAGTGAGAGACAGGTAGGTCACCTCAAGTGCATCCACGGTGATGAGCAGTACAATGATCTTTTCAGAGAACCTCTGGCGCTCTTCATGGTCATGCGCGATGCGGCGCCTGTAGGAGATGTTATAGAAGAGGGACCTGATCTCCTTGAGCTTGGCTTTGGCCACAGCCAGATCACGCAGGCAGCGGAGCACCTGGGAGCGGTGAGCAAGGTGAGCCCTGTAGTTCATCTGGATGAGCAATGCAGCATCCTCCGGGGACAGCTCCTTCTTCTTTCCCTTGCCATTGCCCTTAGCAAAAGCCTTCAAAGGGGAAATGCAGTGCAGGGAAGGACTGGTCAGTACAATAAGCCAGAAGTACAGATCTAGGACGTAAGCGCGTTCAGCATTCCCAAAAATCTTATCTTTCTTCAGATCACAGTAAACTCGAAGCCCAAACGAAGCATCTAAAACCCCAAATAAACCCCAACACCCACACGGTGCCGGTGGGAATgaatgaaaagaagaaaatgtgAGACCTTTCTGATGGCGACGCATCCGGCATCGTTGTCGTCTGGAATCTCCTCGATCTTGACGGTGGCGACGGGGCATTTCTTCGCCTTGTTGACAACCTTGCcttccttgttcttcttgtgCTTGTCGGCGATCTTGGTCTTGTTCCTGTCGGCCTTCTTCTCGTCCTCTTCGTCGCTGGTgtcggtggcggcgaagtcctCCTCCCAGGTGTAGGCTTGGGACCAAGGCTGGAGGGAGCCCTTGCCCTTGACGGCGGCGCCCCACTTGATCTTCCTGGAGGATCCGCCCTTGGCCTCCCACTTCCACTTGCGGTCGAATCCGTCGTCGTTGGGGGACTTGATCTCGGCCTCCCACTTGAGCGTCCGGTCCCCCGCGCGCGGCTTCTCGATGGAGGTCCACTTGACCTTGCGGCCGCCGGCCTCGGTGACGTAGGTGCACTTCCTGGTGGTGGGctcggggcggcgcgcggcgacggcgagctcgaGGGCGGCGACGCGGTCGGTGAGGTCTCGGAGGAGGAAAGGGTAGGGGGACGGGGCGGGGAAGGGGTTGAGTGGTGGCGCGGGGGGCAGGAAGAGGTCGAGTTCGGGGAATGGGGAAGTGGAGAAGGGGGATGGGCTGTCATAGTCGAGGAATGGGCAGGATGAGGgtgggaaggggaagaaggggtcGTCGAGGAAGTGGCGGCGGGATCCCAtggcgtcgacggcgacggagcTGGGCACGGCGGATCAGAGATGGCTCTGCTTTGactgatctctctctctctctctctctctctctctctctacaggAGTAGTGTAGTGTAGGCAATGGCGTGGGGTGTGTGCGCTGCACGTGAGGTGACGCAGCGCCACGCCGCAGGGAGTTCAGTTGAGAGTGCGGCGCCACGCGGCCACGCCACCTACCCCACACCTCCTGACCatcccggcgacggcgagccggCGACCATCAGACATGTGCTTCAATAGCACATGTGCCGCTGCCTGCTGCTGTGAATCATGTGACGAGTGCGCTCCAAGCACACGGAGCCTGAGGCCAACGGCTTTGCTGTTTGCTCCTTCCATGTTCCACCGTAATCCTAACTTATAAAAAATTTCATCTTTTTTCTATTTCTAGGCTGAATTCCTATTAGTTTCAATAGTCACAATTGTGCTTCAATAGCACTTTAACCAATGTTTTCCTGCACGATGATGTCTTGTTCGTTGTCAGTTTGTCAGTAGCCTCTTCCTGAGGCTGTCCTCTCCGACGCAAAATACGCTTTCCCAGAAGCAAAACGACTTCCATACCTGCCAGCGGAATGCACGCAGCCGGGCGGGCCCCAAACTTCCACTTCCTCGCGCGCGCGACCAACTCCTCCTCCTTAAACCctagcagccgccgccgccggcccgccgcccacgccgTCGCCATGGAGACCCTCAAGCGCAAGGCCCAGGACGGCCCTGCGGCTGCCGACAACGCCTCCCCGCTCAAGGCTGCGCGCTCCGACGCCACGGAGCCTCCCGCCCGcaccaccctcgccgccgcggagcccGTCGCCTGCGTGCACGACGTCTCCTACCCGGAAGGTTACGACGCGTCCGCCTCTGCCTCACGcttgctcgccggcggcgctgaGGGCTCTGAGCCCGCCAAGAAGTTCCCCTTCCAGCTTGATCCGTTCCAGGCCGAGGCCATACGATGCCTCGACAACGGCGAATCCGTCATGGTACAATGTCCAAAGTTTTTGTCTTGCTTTCTCCTCAATGCGTACATTGGCTCAGTTTATCATGTCCTGGATAGACCAAAATTTTCCCAGTACATTTGTCCACCCAGCTCGTCGCGTGCGTCAAATTATGTTTTTTTAGCTCCAGTGCCCCCTTGGATTATTAGGAAACGAGCCTCCTCAAATTACATTCACTAAATGCAAGAGGTTGCCCTTTTAGGTTGTCGCGTTTCAAATTTCTAATGATTTTGCTGCCATATAATGTATGCCCCATCAACCTGCTGCTCATGCATCCACCGCTCAGTGTTGATTAGCATTCATCAACGACTGCTAGTTCCCAATTCTCCAATGAGCTGTATGGTATCAgggtacaactcgtagaagaagtatccttttttttaataaaaacaaAATCTGCTTTCCTGTTCTGTATATAGTAGTTGACCATTTCTCCTCCGTCAGCTAAAAGTTATATTATTGATGTTTCTGTATTTTGCTTTTGTGGATTACAGGTTTCAGCTCATACATCAGCCGGAAAGACAGTTGTTGCCTTGTATGCAATAGCAATGTCTCTGCGCAACCAACAGCGTGTCATCTATACATCTCCAATCAAGGCATTGAGCAACCAAAAATACAGAGAGTTCAAAGAAGAGTTCTCAGATGTTGGTCTCATGACTGGGGATGTCACAATAGAGCCTAATGCCTCCTGCCTGGTACTAGTTCCTTCCCTCGCTATTCTTTCAATTCACTTCTTGTATGTATCTGTGCTTGGCACTTAAAAGCATGCCCTGGCAATGCAGGTCATGACCACGGAAATTTGGCGGAGCATGCAGTACAAAGGGTCC
It includes:
- the LOC101766624 gene encoding BAG family molecular chaperone regulator 7 — translated: MGSRRHFLDDPFFPFPPSSCPFLDYDSPSPFSTSPFPELDLFLPPAPPLNPFPAPSPYPFLLRDLTDRVAALELAVAARRPEPTTRKCTYVTEAGGRKVKWTSIEKPRAGDRTLKWEAEIKSPNDDGFDRKWKWEAKGGSSRKIKWGAAVKGKGSLQPWSQAYTWEEDFAATDTSDEEDEKKADRNKTKIADKHKKNKEGKVVNKAKKCPVATVKIEEIPDDNDAGCVAIRKAFAKGNGKGKKKELSPEDAALLIQMNYRAHLAHRSQVLRCLRDLAVAKAKLKEIRSLFYNISYRRRIAHDHEERQRFSEKIIVLLITVDALEGPDYMVRTAKKSMLEELEAMLEVVDPQSPGKRRSLSRRKFDLPEGGAVSGEKADGVNKAVRIINEGK